A genomic segment from Hypomesus transpacificus isolate Combined female chromosome 13, fHypTra1, whole genome shotgun sequence encodes:
- the grid2ipb gene encoding delphilin codes for MKKFLQHKKGRYSFRQNKSGPRYPPKDFFLAMPSTNQGWPEEFGFQLGGSGPSYILSVEEGSSAYLAGLQPGDQVLEIEGNNVSTMGSQAVISIAQTQRNIPPSIGVVSRIQQMDITPGPDGRFGFTIVGDCPLLVEDCSPCSPAGRGGLRAGDYVMEVNGIPVRQHEMAAALIKASQGRTLRLGVLCLGPRQKRSSGSLEENQLGGKGGGGGDGLRVDRKHKALEFNRKIDQILGEEPEVKERLFAVLKQYAAEKKVDWLASVLPDILITDDQRQLISSIRIFIPKKHRQRFDDAVSQNLINRICRSKSISEPAGTRGRLRRSRSEDHPDRHHRSKRASSVPRDPGEGGGGGGERERGIRKSVAGTSGHPPVGANHRTVRVYRGNQSFGFTLRGHAPVCIDSVIPDSPAEDCGLKPGDRILFLNGLDMRSCSHEKVVSMLQGSGAIPTLVVEDGPTFHSPSDQTEPVDCPPLAPPAGPPPRSRSPALSSLQWVAEILPPSIKVHGRTFSQQLDHLLTVQERYTVCKSLETFFQHRNVDTLIVDVFPVLDTPAKQLIWQFIYQLLTYEEQEHCQGKISRFLGFKTAAEPESEGLLAPEHHRRSSSMRVTSSSHRSSLRERSSDDCIIGTHLGMGIHVEPSETPEERQCGDGTSFPESPDLKNMSGVYAELEGVYSGRSGTAQQTGSSPDPEGRGQTHSPLTHANTGNRKTGPSLSWKEPLPSPLYEFYHHGTLPSPGSTDSNPYVSLESPPDEPSSPLSRRRKLFTFSRPPRSRDTDRFLDALSEQLGHRVTLVDDFLPGENDYEEMSFLDEQEASFLPRQLSSASSEDHSCSSEDTTSLTYSSGSEHIPPPPQSPPPPPPFPTPLPPPPFQFSDPLPPVRFSPEHIPRARTSFQPHHPIIPPPPPPPRVFLAQRPPHHKVLPTREELRAGRQLQSTRLSQPPLAGLAPQPSRPSHLPRQLSQPQPLHQASSTSPQPLRQTQQVLQRHHQLHHPVYQPQNQSVTKGPAPQQQQSQPPLTPLSDLQAHKVPPPPPPPLPPPCEPPPLPKSSPRAGDTNHMSVKRLRWEQVENSEGTIWGQLGEDPDYDKLSDMVKYLDLELHFGTQRSSKPAFLPESFKKRDVVEILSHKKAYNASILIAHLKLSPGELRQMLMTLTSDRLEPAHIKQLLLYAPDDDEVKQYQQFDQDLTKLSEPDKFIFQMLMVPEYKTRLRSLHFKSTLQEKTEEMRAGYECIYKASVELRTSKKLAKILEFVLAMGNYLNNGQPKTNKTTGFKINFLTELSTTKTVDGKSTFLHILAKSLCQHFPELLNFARDLTTVPLAAKVNHRVLKVELNDIHATIQEIRTACVKIPATPEDHFASIMSGFLENSHPAVQSLDSLQLRAMEEFSKVASYFGEDSKTTSTEAFFAIFAEFISKFERALTETQATDNPRSPRLSSPLAW; via the exons ATGAAGAAGTTTCTACAGCACAAGAAGGGCAGATACTCCTTCCGCCAGAACAAATCCGGTCCACGTTATCCACCCAAGGATTTCT TCCTCGCCATGCCATCGACCAATCAGGGCTGGCCAGAGGAGTTTGGCTTTCAGCTTGGAGGAAGTGGTCCCAGTTACATCctgtctgtggaggagggcagcagtGCCTACCTGGCAGGGCTGCAGCCAGGGGACCAGGTGCTGGAGATCGAGGGCAACAACGTGTCCACGATGGGCAGCCAGGCCGTCATCTCCATCGCCCAGACCCAGAGGAACATCCCGCCCAGCATCGGAGTGGTGTCACGCATCCAGCAG ATGGACATAACGCCAGGCCCTGACGGTCGTTTCGGCTTCACCATCGTGGGAGACTGCCCCCTCCTGGTGGAGGactgctctccctgctccccagcCGGCCGAGGGGGCTTGCGGGCCGGGGACTACGTCATGGAGGTGAACGGCATCCCCGTGAGGCAGCACGAGATGGCGGCGGCCCTGATCAAGGCCTCGCAGGGCCGGACGCTGCGGCTGGGCGTGCTCTGTCTGGGCCCGCGGCAGAAGAGGAGCAGTGGCAGTCTGGAGGAGAACCagctgggggggaaggggggcggcgggggagaCGGCCTGAGGGTGGACCGCAAGCACAAGGCTCTGGAGTTCAACAGGAAG ATTGACCAGATTTTGGGGGAGGAACCGGAGGTGAAAGAGAGGCTATTTGCTGTGCTGAAGCAGTACGCTGCAGAGAAGAAAGTCGATTGGCTGGCCTCGGTCCTTCCGGACATCCTGATCACGGACGATCAGCGCCAGCTCATCTCCAGCATCAG GATCTTCATCCCCAAGAAGCACCGGCAGCGCTTCGACGACGCCGTGTCTCAGAACCTGATCAACCGGATCTGCCGCAGCAAGAGCATCAGCGAGCCGGCTGGCACCCGGGGACGGCTCCGGCGCAGCCGCAGCGAGGACCACCCCGACCGCCACCACCGGTCCAAACGGGCCAGCTCGGTCCCCCGGGACCccggggagggaggcgggggtggaggagagagggagagggggatcaGGAAGTCTGTGGCAGGGACGTCAGGACATCCTCCTGTCGGAGCCAATCACAG GACGGTGCGCGTATACAGAGGGAACCAGAGTTTCGGCTTCACCCTGAGAGGCCACGCCCCCGTCTGCATTGACTCTGTTATCCCAG ACAGCCCTGCAGAGGACTGTGGACTCAAACCTGGAGATCGGATCCTCTTTCTCAACGGGCTGGACATGAG GAGCTGCTCCCATGAGAAGGTGGTCTCCATGCTCCAGGGCAGCGGCGCCATACCCACCCTGGTGGTCGAGGACGGCCCCACCTTCCACTCCCCCTCCGACCAGACGGAGCCGGTCGACTGCCCCCCTCTGGCTCCCCCGGCCGGGCCCCCGCCCCGGTCCCGCTCCCCAGCCCTCAGTTCCCTCCAGTGGGTGGCGGAGATCCTCCCCCCCAGCATCAAGGTCCACGGGCGCACCTTCAGCCAGCAGCTTGACCACCTGCTGACTGTCCAGGAGAGATACACCGTCTGCAAATCCCTGGAGACCTTCTTCCAGCACAG gaacGTGGACACACTCATCGTCGACGTGTTCCCAGTACTGGACACACCAGCCAAGCAGCTGATCTGGCAGTTTATCTACCAGCTACTGACCTATGAGGAGCAGGAACACTGCCAGGGCAAGATCTCCCGCTTCCTGGGCTTCAAGACGGCAG CGGAGCCTGAGTCAGAGGGGCTGTTGGCCCCGGAGCACCATCGGAGGAGCAGCTCCATGCGCGTGACAAGCTCCTCCCACCGGAGCAGCCTCAGAGAGAGGAGCTCCGACGACTGCATCATCGGGACCCACCTGGGGATGG GGATCCACGTGGAGCCCTCGGAGACCCCTGAGGAGAGGCAGTGTGGAGATGGGACCTCCTTCCCAGAGTCCCCCGACCTCAAAAAC ATGTCAGGCGTGTACGCGGAGCTGGAGGGCGTGTACTCGGGGAGGAGTGGGACGGCGCAGCAGACTGGCTCCTCCCCTGACCCCGAGGGGCGGGGCCAAACGcactcccccctcacacacgctaacacag ggaaCCGCAAGACAGGTCCGTCTCTGTCGTGGAAGGAGCCCCTCCCCAGCCCGCTGTATGAGTTCTACCACCAcggcaccctcccctcccctggcaGCACCGACTCCAACCCCTACGTCAGCCTGGAGAGCCCCCCGGACGAGCCGTCCAGCCCGCTGTCCCGCCGCAGGAAGCTGTTCACCttctcccgccccccccgcaGTCGGGACACCGACCGCTTCCTGGACGCGCTGAGCGAGCAGCTGGGACACCGCGTCACCCTGGTGGACGACTTCCTGCCTGGGGAGAACGACTacgaggag ATGAGTTTCCTGGATGAGCAGGAGGCGAGCTTCCTGCCTCGCCAGCTCAGCAGCGCTAGCAGCGAGGACCACAGCTGCAGCAGCGAGGACACCACCTCCCTCACCTACTCCTCGGGCTCCGAACACATCCCACCGCCCCCCCAGAGCcctccgcccccgccccccttcccgaccccgctgcccccgccccccttccagTTCTCCGACCCCCTCCCGCCGGTCCGCTTCTCCCCGGAGCACATCCCCCGCGCGCGGACGTCCTTCCAGCCCCATCACCCCATCATCCCCCCTCCGCCGCCCCCTCCCCGGGTCTTCTTGGCCCAGCGGCCTCCCCACCACAAGGTGCTGCCCACCAGGGAGGAGCTCCGGGCTGGTCGCCAGCTCCAGAGCACCAGGCTGTCCCAGCCTCCGCTTGCTGGCctggccccccagccctcccggCCCAGCCACCTCCCCCGGCAGCTcagccagccccagcccctgcaccaggcctcctccacctccccccagcccctcaggcAGACCCAGCAGGTCCTACAGCGGcaccaccagctccaccacccCGTCTACCAGCCCCAGAACCAGTCTGTGACCAAGGGACCAGCTCCCCAGCAGCAACAGAGCCAgccccccctaacccccctctCAGATCTCCAGGCTCACAAGGTGCCACCACCCCcgcctccacccctgcctcccccatgcGAGCCTCCCCCTCTGCCCAAGTCCAGCCCCCGAGCGGGGGACACCAACCACATGAGTGTGAAGAGACTGCGCTGGGAGCAGGTGGAGAACTCTGAGGGCACCATCTGGGGACAG CTTGGTGAGGATCCTGATTATGACAAGCTGAGCGACATGGTGAAGTATCTGGATCTGGAGTTGCACTTTGGTACTCAGCGCAGTTCTA AGCCAGCCTTCCTGCCAGAAAGCTTTAAGAAGAGGGATGTGGTGGAGATCCTGTCTCATAAGAAGGCCTACAACGCCT cCATCCTGATCGCCCATCTGAAGCTGTCTCCAGGAGAGCTGCGGCAGATGCTGATGACCCTGACCTCCGACCGCCTGGAGCCCGCTCACATCAAACAGCTGCTCCTCTACGCCCCCGACGACGACGAGGTCAAGCAGTACCAGCAGTTTGACCAGGACCTCACCAAACTCAGCGAGCCCGACAAATTCATCTTCCAG atgtTGATGGTACCTGAGTATAAGACACGTCTGCGAAGCCTCCACTTTAAGAGCACCCTGCAGGAGAAGACTGAGGAGATGAGGGCGGGGTATGAGTGTATCTACAAGGCCTCCGTGGAGCTTCGCACCAGCAAGAAACTGGCTAAGATCCTAGAG TTTGTTCTAGCAATGGGAAATTACCTGAATAACGGTCAACCCAAGACCAACAAGACCACTGGCTTCAAGATCAACTTTCTCACTGAG CTCAGCACCACTAAAACAGTGGATGGAAAATCCACTTTCCTGCACATTCTGGCCAAATCACTATGCCAACACTTCCCTGAGTTGCTCAACTTTGCCAGGGACCTCACAACTGTACCGCTAGCAGCCAAAG TGAACCATCGAGTTCTGAAGGTAGAGCTGAATGACATCCACGCCACCATCCAGGAGATCAGGACGGCCTGCGTGAAGATCCCTGCTACACCCGAGGACCACTTTGCCAGCATCATGAGC GGTTTCTTAGAGAACAGCCACCCAGCGGTGCAGTCACTGGACTCACTGCAGCTGAGGGCCATGGAGGAGTTCTCCAAGGTGGCATCCTACTTTGGAGAAGACAGCAAGACCACCTCCACGGAAGCCTTCTTCGCCATCTTCGCCGAGTTCATCTCCAAGTTTGAG AGAGCTTTGACTGAGACACAGGCTACAGACAACCCTCGCAGtcctcgtctctcctcacccctagCCTGGTAA